Proteins found in one Drosophila busckii strain San Diego stock center, stock number 13000-0081.31 chromosome 2R, ASM1175060v1, whole genome shotgun sequence genomic segment:
- the LOC108596264 gene encoding uncharacterized protein LOC108596264 isoform X1 has translation MDTNLYKKPMNRAEIAQFLLDVRAHFRASLETSEYENTSNLFHLTAAQQTQELLQRCETLLDNYVDSEQSPATTTSATATATATNGSNDETGCYLEMAAGTVEQPEPSVSLAATREYIELSSQGSLQSDKTFRQSLEPQVSHYDTCQQQEQPMQQQQQQQQQQQLEDEEQETQQVFTHELFINCPYAELPAGHLVLQRSTKFGQLQRIEKRLFFDQSKKYYCGILNDWMLCYADGPTACRPSSSLYLKSSAIEIEHFGEGKRREICFQITTADPGKKFVYQANNEVDAKEWIHAIESAIRGDALLKPNRKLPTPPVQKRHSYVTPTPNSNDSIYEEPSPIYNYNEFSSAASQSQSLSSPPRLPEKNNSPSALARRFEYDIPKCPAQPLAEQQQLETSELIQPQTQLDFQAKVKSVHSELSSQLCSAQERLKQSPKKCYDSSEQKKQRKSPQLTPSKDKESDKLARSWFLGRLKSGTGVSSSAGAGARNAANVNSSSSLNANAKCKISEKENLLNGLDLCDGKEDTQSSSSNPTSPCLKSDAKSKVNMIINQFESSGHLSTMFSVEALAANALASLTSFCESDNCNNYEPISLLKKV, from the exons ATGGATACAAATCTGTATAAAAAGCCAATGAATCGCGCTGAAATCGCGCAGTTTTTGTTGG ATGTGCGTGCGCACTTTCGCGCTTCACTGGAGACATCGGAGTATGAGAACACTTCGAATTTGTTTCATCTAACTGCCGCCCAGCAGACacaggagctgctgcagcgctgcgaAACGCTGCTGGACAACTATGTAGACAGCGAGCAGAGTCCAGCGACAACTACAAGTGCaacggcaactgcaactgcaacaaatggcagcaacGATGAGACCGGTTGCTATCTGGAAATGGCTGCAGGCACAGTGGAACAACCAGAACCGTCTGTGTCAC TCGCTGCTACACGGGAATACATCGAGCTGAGCAGCCAGGGCTCGTTGCAAAGTGATAAAACCTTTAGACAGTCGCTGGAGCCACAAGTCAGTCACTATGACACTTgtcagcaacaagagcagccaatgcagcagcagcagcaacaacagcagcagcagcagctggaggatgAGGAGCAGGAGACGCAGCAAGTGTTCACCCATGAGCTGTTTATCAATTGCCCCTATGCCGAGCTGCCCGCTGGCCATTTAGTGCTGCAACGTTCCACCAAATTCGGCCAATTGCAGCGCATTGAGAAACGCTTGTTCTTCGATCAGAGCAAAAAGTATTATTGTGGCATACTCAACGACTGGATGCTCTGCTATGCAGACGGACCCACCGCCTGCCGCCCCAGCAGCAGTCTCTATCTGAAAAGCTCCGCCATTGAAATCGAGCACTTCGGCGAGGGCAAGCGACGTGAAATCTGCTTTCAGATCACAACCGCCGATCCCGGCAAGAAGTTTGTCTATCAGGCCAACAACGAGGTGGATGCCAAAGAGTGGATACATGCTATAGAGTCGGCCATACGCGGCGACGCGCTGCTCAAGCCGAATCGCAAGCTGCCCACGCCGCCAGTGCAAAAGCGGCACAGCTATGTGACCCCCACGCccaacagcaacgacagcatTTACGAGGAGCCCTCGCCCATATATAACTACAATGAGTTCAGCTCGGCGGCGtcgcaatcgcaatcgctGTCGTCGCCGCCGCGTCTGCCCGAGAAGAACAACAGTCCCAGCGCGCTGGCCAGGCGCTTCGAATACGATATACCAAAATGTCCGGCGCAGCCTttggcagagcagcagcagctggaaacATCAGAGCTTATACAGCCGCAGACGCAGCTGGATTTCCAGGCGAAGGTCAAGAGCGTGCACAGCGAGCTCTCTAGTCAACTCTGCAGTGCGCAGGAGCGGCTCAAGCAGAGCCCCAAAAAGTGCTACGACTCGAGTGagcagaagaagcagcgcaAGTCGCCGCAGCTAACGCCCAGCAAGGATAAGGAGTCGGATAAGTTGGCGCGCAGTTGGTTTCTAGGTCGCCTTAAGTCCGGCACCGGcgtaagcagcagcgccggcgCTGGCGCTCGCAATGCTGCCAATgtcaatagcagcagcagcctcaatgccaatgccaaatgcAAGATAAGCGAAAAGGAGAATCTACTCAATGGGCTGGATCTGTGCGATGGCAAGGAGGATacgcaaagcagcagcagcaatccgACCTCACCCTGCCTGAAGTCCGATGCCAAGAGCAAGGTCAACATGATTATCAATCAATTCGAAAGCAGTGGCCATCTGTCCACCATGTTCAGCGTGGAGGCGCTGGCGGCCAATGCGCTCGCCTCGCTCACCTCCTTCTGCGAGAgcgacaactgcaacaactaCGAGCCCATCAGTCTGCTCAAGAAGGTCtag
- the LOC108596264 gene encoding uncharacterized protein LOC108596264 isoform X2 has protein sequence MFNFWQKCRRKNHVRAHFRASLETSEYENTSNLFHLTAAQQTQELLQRCETLLDNYVDSEQSPATTTSATATATATNGSNDETGCYLEMAAGTVEQPEPSVSLAATREYIELSSQGSLQSDKTFRQSLEPQVSHYDTCQQQEQPMQQQQQQQQQQQLEDEEQETQQVFTHELFINCPYAELPAGHLVLQRSTKFGQLQRIEKRLFFDQSKKYYCGILNDWMLCYADGPTACRPSSSLYLKSSAIEIEHFGEGKRREICFQITTADPGKKFVYQANNEVDAKEWIHAIESAIRGDALLKPNRKLPTPPVQKRHSYVTPTPNSNDSIYEEPSPIYNYNEFSSAASQSQSLSSPPRLPEKNNSPSALARRFEYDIPKCPAQPLAEQQQLETSELIQPQTQLDFQAKVKSVHSELSSQLCSAQERLKQSPKKCYDSSEQKKQRKSPQLTPSKDKESDKLARSWFLGRLKSGTGVSSSAGAGARNAANVNSSSSLNANAKCKISEKENLLNGLDLCDGKEDTQSSSSNPTSPCLKSDAKSKVNMIINQFESSGHLSTMFSVEALAANALASLTSFCESDNCNNYEPISLLKKV, from the exons ATGTTTAATTTCTGGCAGAAATGCCGGCGTAAGAACC ATGTGCGTGCGCACTTTCGCGCTTCACTGGAGACATCGGAGTATGAGAACACTTCGAATTTGTTTCATCTAACTGCCGCCCAGCAGACacaggagctgctgcagcgctgcgaAACGCTGCTGGACAACTATGTAGACAGCGAGCAGAGTCCAGCGACAACTACAAGTGCaacggcaactgcaactgcaacaaatggcagcaacGATGAGACCGGTTGCTATCTGGAAATGGCTGCAGGCACAGTGGAACAACCAGAACCGTCTGTGTCAC TCGCTGCTACACGGGAATACATCGAGCTGAGCAGCCAGGGCTCGTTGCAAAGTGATAAAACCTTTAGACAGTCGCTGGAGCCACAAGTCAGTCACTATGACACTTgtcagcaacaagagcagccaatgcagcagcagcagcaacaacagcagcagcagcagctggaggatgAGGAGCAGGAGACGCAGCAAGTGTTCACCCATGAGCTGTTTATCAATTGCCCCTATGCCGAGCTGCCCGCTGGCCATTTAGTGCTGCAACGTTCCACCAAATTCGGCCAATTGCAGCGCATTGAGAAACGCTTGTTCTTCGATCAGAGCAAAAAGTATTATTGTGGCATACTCAACGACTGGATGCTCTGCTATGCAGACGGACCCACCGCCTGCCGCCCCAGCAGCAGTCTCTATCTGAAAAGCTCCGCCATTGAAATCGAGCACTTCGGCGAGGGCAAGCGACGTGAAATCTGCTTTCAGATCACAACCGCCGATCCCGGCAAGAAGTTTGTCTATCAGGCCAACAACGAGGTGGATGCCAAAGAGTGGATACATGCTATAGAGTCGGCCATACGCGGCGACGCGCTGCTCAAGCCGAATCGCAAGCTGCCCACGCCGCCAGTGCAAAAGCGGCACAGCTATGTGACCCCCACGCccaacagcaacgacagcatTTACGAGGAGCCCTCGCCCATATATAACTACAATGAGTTCAGCTCGGCGGCGtcgcaatcgcaatcgctGTCGTCGCCGCCGCGTCTGCCCGAGAAGAACAACAGTCCCAGCGCGCTGGCCAGGCGCTTCGAATACGATATACCAAAATGTCCGGCGCAGCCTttggcagagcagcagcagctggaaacATCAGAGCTTATACAGCCGCAGACGCAGCTGGATTTCCAGGCGAAGGTCAAGAGCGTGCACAGCGAGCTCTCTAGTCAACTCTGCAGTGCGCAGGAGCGGCTCAAGCAGAGCCCCAAAAAGTGCTACGACTCGAGTGagcagaagaagcagcgcaAGTCGCCGCAGCTAACGCCCAGCAAGGATAAGGAGTCGGATAAGTTGGCGCGCAGTTGGTTTCTAGGTCGCCTTAAGTCCGGCACCGGcgtaagcagcagcgccggcgCTGGCGCTCGCAATGCTGCCAATgtcaatagcagcagcagcctcaatgccaatgccaaatgcAAGATAAGCGAAAAGGAGAATCTACTCAATGGGCTGGATCTGTGCGATGGCAAGGAGGATacgcaaagcagcagcagcaatccgACCTCACCCTGCCTGAAGTCCGATGCCAAGAGCAAGGTCAACATGATTATCAATCAATTCGAAAGCAGTGGCCATCTGTCCACCATGTTCAGCGTGGAGGCGCTGGCGGCCAATGCGCTCGCCTCGCTCACCTCCTTCTGCGAGAgcgacaactgcaacaactaCGAGCCCATCAGTCTGCTCAAGAAGGTCtag